The genomic region gttgtatcgagttgactccttcaacatataccggcagctttatctctcccaccgtgttcctagcttctccactgaaaccaacgagcacagtagacttcgaagtaatatccatcggagacacattcattctcttcatagtctccagttggattatattgacggaactgccattatcaactagtatcctgcgtacaaaatggttagccacatataacgttattaccagagcatcatgatgaggatcctggacagtatccctgtcatcagcatcaaacgtgatcattttgtcagttgtgagggtagtcatcctaataggtttgtctcccctctcagccttagcttcttttgcatgtcttttcgccgccgaatacgaagtcccacaaatgtcggatcctcccgaaataaagttgattatcttggcatccgcgggaggtgaggctgctcgttcaggatccttctcagtatcctgacctttattcttctttcttcccaagagatcttttaaataccccttgctcagaagatagcttatttccttcctcaaggcaatgcaatcctccgtgatatgtccgaaatcctcatggaatgcacaccatttggatttatctttccaatcagctttttaTTGATTCTTCtggggccacctggctttatctcccaaaccctgcatagcatacattagttcaggtatattaacagaaaaacaatattcggataattcaggatattcttcaggatcctcgtcttcgacagcgttcactctcttgttatcatttctgccatttGGTTTGGAGCGGTATGGcttgtacgaggattctgacttcctgttagtcgactcgtatgttgaggatgcattcatcctttcttgcattttcttgtcgtcctccaatcgaatatatcttagagccctgttacgagcctcgtcgagattcctgcagggattcattacaagatcctgataaaactgagagtccttttgcaaccccatcttgaaagcttgcacagctgttgcaacatcaagatgtgggatatccaaggattctcgactgaatttgttcacgtaatccctcaaggattcctgaggctcttgagttatcctgtaaagatcattggttagtttttcaaaactctgactgcaagaaaattgactgttaaataaattcactaagtgggcaaatgatgtaatcgaatgcggaggaacatttaacagccattttaaggctgatcctgtcagagtagaaccgaaacccttgcacaggcaagcttccttgagatccggagggatagggttgatctccatcctttccctatattgggcaatatgctcttcaggatccgtggttccatcgtaaagcttcatgtttggagtctgaaatctttttgggatttcagcatcacatataggacgtacgaaccgagatatcgtgtggctatcctgggatacttcaggaattggttgcaccaccccaggtacactggatatcatatcctttagcttctgaagctccctggataattctaatgttacagctgtatcctgcaaagatccaacactgttagtggcaatagcattattattattagatacgttaccagtcggaggattctgcccatatcctgaagcatatcctgagctcctcacggttgacatcctaaccgaggagggtatttcaggagtatgattctgaggatggctgggcacaatattccccctattatcctcagtatacacagctgaactaaagttcaaagttctgggctgtagtggagtgacgatatcctcagcagatctgctcgagccggacttcaggagttgtatctccctcaacagcatctggtttgtttcatgttgctgcctcatttgttcctgcacactcccaaataaggttagaatttcatcattagaagccaaaatcggagcagatccctgaacattccgagtagggataatgtcctgaggttgcgaagaagattgcatccttggaggaggtggtggaagcaccggaccagtagtagcagaagttgtagcagacacagtggaggagctcatgtttgatctcgaggccattgtaaacaacgtggcaaaaagttttgaaaacagaaagcCGATCAGCGATTTCAcaaaaatttttagtaaagagagcaccacttgccccacggtgggcgccaaattgttttggtcaaaaattacctaagtaattaagtgatcaaattagttttgtgaggtagtgtgctaaaagaatgtgttcaaaaatgtgTTAATTAAGTTCTTTGCAAAagacagtttcaggatacggctcaggatatcgagctgtatctatgatcaaacaatgagcaaaaagtaaaggggtgacacgagatgtacgaggaaagcccttgatcaatctagatctccggcacaaaacctcgggagctaacaatcgcagctgccttgttcttgttattacttcaaacttcaggatacagtgcaggatgtggtgcggatcgactaagtgttacaatatgaTTTGGGTACAAGTGTAGTGATTGCAGTAAGCTAGAGAGTGAAGGTGTACGAGAGTGTTCGTGAAAAATtatgtgccttaaactgatccgcccccatctatttatagtaaagataaaataacaaactatcctaaactcccgggatccagcgaatattcccactcgaacgttgaggaccaagtctttcgggttcaacggctTCCTCACAACGAATTCgcccgagtcttaaggagaagaagtcctgatgaccgttagtaACTTGCAACCATTAACCTACACGTGTTTAATTTGctcaacctcaggatatcgcccaagatgttagcaatatcctcgtccagcatcctggtcacaaatgaacaattaaaagcgggatattagtcaggatatgtatactcagatattagtcaggatatgtatactcagaaaatgacccataacaatgaccatgcctatgaccatgtttatttgaccattatccagattcacattgttcgaccaaacacggccaacaatgacgcaagtaccccacgttgttcgaccaaacatggccaacaatgcaaaggaacgaggtaaccgcaaaggacgtgtggttacttgagagctaactggaagaacatgaacaccccacaaagtAGGGATCATCGTTGCATGTCCAGTTGCTAAACATAGAGCTTAAGCAAAGCACTTACAGCATTGCATCAGCTACCGCAGAGGTTACAACTAGAGTTGCAGTTACGGACATCTTCCGTCAccgtctcaaaggttggttcgaaacCCTGCCGAAATCTTCAGTCacgatctcagaggttggttcgacacaccaacaggacCCTGATGACATCAGAAAAAGGTAGACCATACTACCAGATCAAAACccaaggctgagaatttcgcatcagacgaaaattgctcaccggtacggaagagacgtCGCATGACTCTACCAGATCCCCAGCTTGATTTTCTAGAAGCAGgagccatctacatggcctagaatcttctccaaactacgaactaccttctagacactatagtccagtactcctcccacatgcaacttgcaaaAGGGAACAACACTAtcctggggggacttgaaggggtatggtcccagatctcgcgtcaagcacgaccgcgagtgaccattacccttatcaaaaccccccaccagcaagaacttatctgtgtccgtgcgggcacgcCCGAAGACAGCTGTCGAATCCAATCTGTCAAAGGATGGGAAACTAAAGATAGGCATAAGCGATgtggcctggcaccgcatcctatgaatatctccttaccttgtgtatgaaaacgggtgtacgtatagcgatgcggcctcgcaccgcatcctatgaacgTTTTCATCAATACAAGGAATCTGGACAAcaacaacagtcaccacaagtggcgatgcggcctggcactgCATCCTGCAATCTTAGCCAGAGTTAGAACGCTGAAACAACAGaagttaccgcatgcagcgatgcggcgcgGCACCGCATCCGACTCACGGGGCAAGTAGGACTGACatcacagagcaagtggcaccaatgactgttgcctgtcagcccatacgtaagcaacagactgacaccgcagtaggacgtggcttcacctctacagccgacaagcctgacacacctgcataagggcggcgcgtcgtcagtctgtcaactcaaccacctccttcactcctcggctataaatacacATCCCAAACCAGGCTTGAGGTATCTCTTTACGACTCTCTCattactactactatcacacactttgcttcccaagtaAAATTattgattctcacgccggagagtggtaacaaggagcaccccccaccccttcctccttgttacgagtcacgatgtgttttccttgtgcaggagacaaCTCAGCTGACGGTCAagccaccgatcctcggaaagaagggattaaccctacttgacgagaccagtgaattaacctctcctggttaaccactgtttcatcaccTGGTGAGAGCCATAACAGCCGCACACCACCCCCAACTCTATCGATCCCTTTCTCTCGTTTGGGTACTGCCAACTCCGACAACTGGAGCCACTTCCGGCGACGAACAACTCCTCAATCCCCATCTGTTATGCTACACCCACACCTCCACTCTCCTGCTCCGGTGACACACGCCCCTCACACCTCCATAACCTGTATCATCTCTGAAATCCATCGTCGGAGATTTGGGACTCGCTGGAGCCCGAAACGAGAACCCGCAATCTGTTTTGGACACCTCTATTCTCGTCCGCAAGCCATCGGAGTTTACCGGAGACTCGCCAGAGATCGAAGACGCTGGAACCGGACGAAGATCGATATGAATTACTTCTTTGTTTACGTTTGGTACATTCTTATAATTCGGTCgagtttgtttttattttctttttttgttGTTATGTGCAAAACAATCATAATTAATGTGGAACAACATGAAATGGGCATATGAGAattcaaacaaacaaaccagTGGGTATATTTTATCATACCAGTTGATGTGTTTCTTTTCAAGTGAGGGAGATGACTACCCTTatcattattttctttttttttaaaaaaaaaaacctgttgTTGGTATGCAGTGTATAAAAGCCATAAGTTATAAACTCTTAATATCAAATGAGAACATGCCCAGTGGTTGGCGCCATCAGTTACATTCTGGAGTTTGTGGGATTGTTAGCCGGCTTCGGTATTGTGGCGCgttaatttttttgtttattattaacaGTATAAATAAATTAAGATTCAAAATATCAAAGGGTTATACAATGTAAGCCTATTTTTATAGATATGTTTATGGTTTGAGAAAAAGTCTTTATAATTTTTAAATGATATTTTGATAAGACATAGATGTTTTAACTACAAATAACCACCTGAACTTAAAAATATCAACAACCAAATATAGTAGATGCTATttttcaatgttttaaaaaccggacAGGGCCGCCGATCGGGCCGGCGGTCTGCGCTGTCAATCGGGCCGATTgtgttatttttttaataatgtcATTTATTAGAATTGAAAACCTAATCTTTCCAAACAAAAAAACACGCCTCCATCCCAGTCCCTGGTTCGGTTCGTTGtgctctcttcttcttctctgtTCAAGACTTCAAGtgcatcttcttcatcttcaattcaAGATTTCAACTTTCAACTTTCAAGATTTCAACTCTATTAGGTTTGATTTACATTCACATATCTTCAATTCCTTTGATTACCCTTTGTTCAATCAGCTTCTATACTTCGATTCCCCCCCCCCCATGGATTTGTTTAATAAATCATTAAGAAACTTGAATAATCATAACATACTTCGATAGTTCAGCTGTGTTGTACTGTTAGTTCGAATCAGATTCTATACTTCGATTGTTCAATAGTTGTACTGTGTTGTGATTATTGATTGTTCGAATCAGCTGTGTTGTACGGTTAGTCTTCTGATCTGAGTAATCAGTTGCAGAAATATGTTATGATTATTGATTGTTCGAATCAGCTTTGTTGTATTGTTAGTTCGAATCAGCTTCTATATGTTATGATTATTGATTTGTTATGATTATAAAATATAAAGTATGGAATTTTCAAGTGATTTGATTTGTTTATGATTATTGATTATTGACTGTAGAGTATGGATTCacaagaagaagatgaaattAATCCCCAATCCGAGTCGACCGCCCACTCAAATGTTCGCTCAAAGACGGATATCACATGGAAATATGTTACCGAAGCTCAAGATGAAAATGGTAAAAAGATGCGCATTTGTACATTTTGCAACAAGTcatttcgggggggggggggcattaACCCAATGAAACAACACCTTGGTGGAGTTAAAGGAAATGTAGCTGCGTGTTTAAAGGTTCCGACGGATGTAAGGTGTCAAATGAAAACTTTGTTTGAAGAGAGTACACAAAAAGGTAAAAATACAGTTTTAGAGACTGAGACGGCTAGCACACTAAAATCAAAAAGTCATGGTAAAAGGAAAGCTTCTTCAACATCCGACAACACACAATCGTATTTCTCAAGAGGTATAAATGATCATACTCAACCTTCAATTAGATCGGTATGGCAAAGTAAGGAAAGAGTTCATGACACAGATTTAGTTGTAGCCATGTGGCTATATGATGCATGCATACCTATGAATGTCGTAAATTCTCCCCTTTTTCCAATTGCAATGAGTAAAGTAGCTTCCATGGGGCATGGATATATAGGACCTTCCTACCATCAAGTTCGTGTAAATTTGTTGAAAGATGCTAAGCAATCTGTGAAACTTATAGTTGATTCTTATAGAGAGCAATGGGCTGAAAGAGGTTGCACTATAATGAGTGATGGATGGAGAGACGTTAGACAAAGAGCTCTAATTAATTTTTTGGTTTATTGTCCAACGGGGATTTCATTCATCAAATCTGTTGATGCTTCTGATATTGAGAGTAATGTTGAAGGTTTATGCAATTTGTTTAGTGAAATTGTTGAGATTATTGGTTCCAAGAATATTGTTCACTTGGTCACTGATAATGCTGCAATTACAAAGCTGCGGGAAGATTATTATGTGATAGATATCCAATGATTTCTTGGTCTCCTTGTGCGGCTCACTGTATAAATTTGATCTTGAAGGATGTTTCAGAAATGGAAGATGTGTCTACTTTGATACAACTTGCATCACGAATTACAGTTTTCATCTACAACCACAAGTGGCCTCTAAATTGGTTGAGAAAAAGACCCGGTTGGACAGAAATTATCCGTCCTGGGGCCATCTGATTTGGCACATCATTCATTGCATTGAAGAGTTTACATGATCATAAGCATGATTTGCAAACTTTAGTAACCTCTCTTGATTTCAAAAAGATGTTGAAAGTGACTAAAGCTAATGATGTGAAAGACACTATCTTAGATCCGAAGTTTTGGAATATTTGTTTTATAACGGTTCAGGTGATGACTCCTATCTTGAGACTTTTGCGTATCTGTGATTCCGATGAAAAGTCTTCATTAGGCTACGTTTATGAAGGTATGCTTAGGATAAGGAAAGGAATCAAAGAGTTGTTTAAAAGGAAAAGACGTAACTATAAGAGGTATGTTGATATCATTGATGCTCGTTGGGATAAGATGTTACGCAAAAGTCTTCATGCAGCAGCTTATTGGCTAAATCCGATATTTCAATATGAAAAAGATAATCGTGAAGAAAAGGATAAGGCATGGGTAGGGGTGCTTGATATGATTGAGAAGTTAACGAGTGTAGATAATAGTGTGCAAATAACTATTTCACACTTGGCAAAATTTCGGGATAAAGTAGGTACTTTTGGTCGATCTATTGCTTTGAATTCCGTGGAGCTTGAGTGTCCCGGTTAGTCTACTTAATGTTTACTTACGATAttagttttatatattataacaaAATTATATTTTCATGTTAATTGTATGATTAGATGAGTGGTGGAAAGCGTTCGGTGGAGATGTACCGGCGTTGCAAAAATTTGCCATAAGAATTTTAAGTCAAACCGCATCCTTTTCTGGATGTGAGAGGAATTGGAGTATTTTTGAGAGAATTCGCACCAAAAGAAGGAACCGCTTGGAGCATCAAAGGCTAAGTGATCTCGTGTATGTGCATTACAACTTACGTCTACAAAATAGGTATGATACAAGCACAAACTTTACTTATTATTAGTTTTTGATATTGAATAAAAGATTTTACATTTAAACTTGTTAGGCTAAATGAGAGCAAAAGGCCATATGACCCGGTTGATTACCAAGGCATTGATAAAAACGAATTTTGGGTGGTGGAAGACGAGAAGGAAGCCGAGCTTAACTATGATGATTTAGAAATATGCTCGATCAGGAGGAACTACCAATTGACCTTGTTTCACAAACACAACCATCCGAAGGTTAGTATTTTCTTTTTGATAAATTGATGATGcataatttt from Helianthus annuus cultivar XRQ/B chromosome 10, HanXRQr2.0-SUNRISE, whole genome shotgun sequence harbors:
- the LOC118482673 gene encoding uncharacterized protein LOC118482673, whose amino-acid sequence is MDSQEEDEINPQSESTAHSNVRSKTDITWKYVTEAQDENGKKMRICTFCNKSFRGGGGINPMKQHLGGVKGNVAACLKVPTDVRCQMKTLFEESTQKGKNTVLETETASTLKSKSHGKRKASSTSDNTQSYFSRGINDHTQPSIRSVWQSKERVHDTDLVVAMWLYDACIPMNVVNSPLFPIAMSKVASMGHGYIGPSYHQVRVNLLKDAKQSVKLIVDSYREQWAERGCTIMSDGWRDVRQRALINFLVYCPTGISFIKSVDASDIESNVEGLCNLFSEIVEIIGSKNIVHLVTDNAAITKLREDYYVIDIQ
- the LOC118482674 gene encoding uncharacterized protein LOC118482674, yielding MLKVTKANDVKDTILDPKFWNICFITVQVMTPILRLLRICDSDEKSSLGYVYEGMLRIRKGIKELFKRKRRNYKRYVDIIDARWDKMLRKSLHAAAYWLNPIFQYEKDNREEKDKAWVGVLDMIEKLTSVDNSVQITISHLAKFRDKVGTFGRSIALNSVELECPDEWWKAFGGDVPALQKFAIRILSQTASFSGC